A single window of Sulfolobales archaeon DNA harbors:
- a CDS encoding CTP synthase, producing the protein MVKYIVVTGGVLSSLGKGIVVASIANLLARSGYNVTAIKIDPYINIDAGTMNPYAHGEVFVTDDGAETDLDIGHYERFLGKSLSRANNITTGQIYLSVIEKERRGDYLGECVQVIPHITNEIKSRVRDVARAQGADIAVIEIGGTVGDIEGLPFIEAMRQLRLEEGYNNVLYIHVALVPFLRSVGEIKTKPLQHSVQELRRIGVQPDIIIARGEKPLSEEARRKISLFTNVPPDMIFSDPDVDNIYRIPLILHSQGLTRKISERLGLSYREPDLTSWEAFVEKLDRASRKVKIYMVGKYTKVRDSYISIVEAVKHASAEFMVKPEIEWVEATDIESGKVRPEDYIDSSAGYIVLPGFGRRGAEGKIRMLRYLREENLPTLGICFGLQLMAVEIARNVLGLEGANSTEIDPLTPHPVVDLLESQKKITRLGGTMRLGLTRSKLVRGTIVYSLYNSDEVYERHRHRYEVNPKYVDKLESSGFIVSGYSDEGFPDFMELKGHRFFIGTQAHPEFRSRPLSPSPLFIGLIRAIAK; encoded by the coding sequence TTGGTAAAGTATATAGTTGTTACAGGCGGTGTGCTTAGCAGTCTGGGGAAGGGTATTGTTGTTGCATCTATAGCTAATCTACTCGCGAGATCTGGGTATAATGTTACAGCGATTAAGATAGATCCTTATATCAATATAGATGCTGGAACCATGAATCCCTATGCACATGGCGAGGTCTTCGTTACAGATGATGGTGCTGAAACAGATCTTGATATAGGTCATTATGAGAGGTTCTTGGGGAAGTCCCTCTCAAGGGCTAATAATATAACCACTGGGCAGATCTATCTATCTGTTATTGAGAAGGAGAGGAGGGGAGATTATCTCGGGGAGTGTGTGCAGGTAATACCACATATAACTAATGAGATCAAGTCCAGGGTTAGGGATGTTGCTAGGGCTCAGGGTGCTGATATAGCTGTGATAGAGATTGGAGGTACTGTGGGTGATATAGAGGGCCTCCCATTTATAGAGGCTATGAGGCAGCTTAGACTTGAAGAGGGCTATAACAATGTCCTCTATATACATGTAGCTCTAGTCCCGTTTCTCAGGAGCGTTGGTGAGATTAAGACAAAGCCTCTCCAACACTCCGTCCAGGAGCTGAGGAGGATAGGGGTTCAGCCTGATATAATAATTGCTAGGGGTGAGAAACCCCTATCTGAGGAGGCTAGGAGGAAGATCTCGCTCTTCACAAATGTCCCACCGGATATGATATTCAGCGATCCTGATGTTGATAATATATATAGAATCCCACTGATCCTCCATAGCCAGGGGCTTACAAGGAAGATCTCTGAGAGGCTTGGTCTCAGCTATAGAGAGCCGGATCTCACATCATGGGAGGCCTTTGTTGAAAAGCTAGATAGAGCATCTAGAAAGGTTAAGATCTATATGGTTGGGAAGTATACAAAGGTGAGGGATAGCTATATAAGCATTGTAGAGGCTGTTAAACATGCATCTGCGGAGTTCATGGTTAAGCCTGAGATCGAGTGGGTTGAGGCTACAGATATAGAGAGTGGGAAGGTTAGACCAGAGGATTATATAGATAGTAGCGCTGGATACATAGTCCTCCCAGGCTTTGGGAGGAGAGGGGCTGAGGGTAAGATAAGAATGCTAAGATATCTAAGAGAAGAAAACCTCCCAACGCTCGGGATATGCTTCGGATTACAGCTAATGGCTGTGGAGATAGCTAGAAATGTCCTAGGTCTTGAGGGGGCTAACTCAACAGAGATAGATCCTTTAACACCGCATCCAGTTGTGGATCTTCTTGAGAGTCAGAAGAAGATAACAAGGCTTGGGGGGACTATGAGGCTAGGGCTAACAAGATCAAAGCTTGTGAGGGGAACAATAGTCTATAGCCTATATAACTCAGATGAGGTATATGAGAGGCATAGACATAGATATGAGGTGAATCCGAAGTATGTTGATAAGCTAGAATCCAGTGGATTCATAGTTAGCGGATATAGCGATGAGGGATTCCCAGACTTTATGGAGCTAAAGGGACATAGATTCTTCATAGGAACACAGGCCCATCCAGAGTTTAGGAGCAGACCTCTATCACCATCACCACTATTCATAGGATTGATAAGAGCAATAGCTAAGTAA
- a CDS encoding glycosyltransferase family 4 protein, whose protein sequence is MKIGIFSGTPLEVYGGTEVWSLEVGNRLVRKGYDVYFIAPKNPITKDVERTKVYPEFKYYRVPYRVLKLGPLKAYMPEFYPRVDVKYLANIGVFPIADDKTILGGHTMVKGVEFYNVKRILTTLIAKSGKVKVAHALTRGQAIDFINMGFSKVYVIPNGVDCNKYKVGEVEKPRVVFIGRLTPQKGIHILVSIAAKAKDIEFIIIGEGPLKDLVIRASKRLKNLIYMGFVDENTKVEILSKSSIFILPSLYEIMPLSILEAAVSGLVVIASDLPYIRELEIYKILCRTTQCFIENIYKYIFKVNLTLKQEIRRKALKYCWESIITKIEHMITEVYEKV, encoded by the coding sequence ATGAAAATAGGGATATTTTCAGGGACTCCCCTAGAGGTATATGGCGGTACAGAGGTATGGAGCTTAGAAGTTGGAAATAGGCTTGTTAGAAAAGGTTATGATGTGTATTTCATTGCACCTAAAAATCCTATTACAAAAGATGTAGAAAGGACTAAAGTATACCCTGAATTTAAATACTATAGAGTTCCATATAGAGTGTTAAAGTTAGGCCCTCTTAAGGCGTATATGCCTGAGTTCTATCCTAGGGTGGATGTAAAATATCTGGCCAATATTGGGGTATTCCCTATAGCAGATGATAAGACAATACTAGGGGGTCACACAATGGTAAAAGGTGTAGAGTTTTACAATGTGAAGCGGATCTTAACTACCCTTATCGCCAAGAGTGGGAAAGTAAAGGTGGCGCACGCATTGACACGGGGACAAGCAATCGATTTCATCAATATGGGGTTCAGTAAGGTGTACGTGATACCTAATGGAGTTGACTGCAATAAATATAAGGTAGGCGAAGTAGAAAAGCCCAGAGTAGTTTTTATAGGCAGATTAACACCTCAAAAGGGTATCCATATATTAGTAAGCATAGCAGCAAAGGCTAAAGATATAGAATTTATAATAATAGGTGAGGGTCCTCTAAAAGATCTTGTTATAAGGGCCTCAAAACGTCTAAAGAACCTAATATATATGGGCTTTGTAGATGAAAATACAAAGGTAGAAATATTGTCAAAATCTTCTATATTTATCTTGCCCTCTCTCTATGAGATTATGCCATTATCAATACTTGAAGCTGCTGTCTCAGGGCTAGTCGTTATAGCATCAGATCTTCCCTATATAAGGGAACTAGAGATATATAAAATTCTCTGTAGAACAACACAGTGCTTCATTGAAAATATTTATAAATATATATTCAAGGTAAACTTAACGCTTAAACAAGAAATTAGGAGGAAAGCGCTAAAATATTGT